A single genomic interval of Tursiops truncatus isolate mTurTru1 chromosome 1, mTurTru1.mat.Y, whole genome shotgun sequence harbors:
- the ETNK2 gene encoding ethanolamine kinase 2 isoform X3, with the protein MAVPPSAPLPCSPFYLRRQAPCPQCSWGMEEKAAAGAGCREPPGPPRAAAVPCFGISVDQDDILPGALRLIRELRPHWKPQQVRTKRFTDGITNKLVACYVEEDMQDCVLVRVYGERTELLVDRENEVRNFQLLRAHGCAPKLYCTFQNGLCYEYMRGMALGPEHIREPRLFRLIALEMAKIHTIHANGSLPKPILWHKMHNYFTLVKNEINPSLSADVPKVEVLERELAWLKEHLPQLDSPVVFCHNDLLCKNIIYDSTKGHVRFIDYEYAGYNYQAFDIGNHFNEFAAPQDTGDGGFEGIREHLLSWRRPPGGPVSQQLLCGCLPIRCE; encoded by the exons ATGGCTGTGCCCCCTTCGGCTCCCCTGCCGTGCTCGCCCTTTTACCTGAGGAGGCAGGCGCCTTGCCCGCAGTGCTCATGGGGCATGGAGGAGAAGGCTGCGGCCGGCGCGGGCTGCCGGGAACCGCCGGGCCCCCCGAGGGCCGCCGCCGTCCCGTGCTTCGGCATATCCGTGGACCAGGACGACATCCTCCCCGGCGCCCTGCGCCTCATCCGGGAGCTGCGGCCACATTGGAAGCCCCAGCAAGTTCGGACCAAG CGCTTCACTGATGGCATTACCAACAAGCTGGTGGCCTGCTACGTGGAGGAGGACATGCAGGACTGTGTGCTGGTCCGGGTGTACGGGGAGCGGACAGAGCTGCTGGTGGACCGGGAGAATGAGGTCAGGAACTTCCAGCTGCTGCGAGCACATGGCTGCGCCCCCAAACTCTACTGCACCTTCCAGAATGGGCTGTGCTACGAGTACATGAGGGGCATGGCCCTGGGGCCAGAGCACATCCGTGAGCCCCGGCTCTTCAG GCTAATTGCCTTAGAAATGGCAAAGATTCACACCATCCACGCCAACGGCAGCCTGCCCAAGCCCATCCTCTGGCACAAGATGCACAATTACTTCACCCTCGTGAAGAACGAGATCAACCCCAG CCTTTCTGCAGATGTCCCTAAGGTCGAGGTGTTGGAACGGGAGCTGGCCTGGCTGAAGGAGCACCTGCCTCAGTTGGACTCCCCTGTGGTGTTTTGCCACAATGACCTGCTCTGCAAGAACATCATCTACGACAGCACCAAAG GTCATGTACGGTTCATTGACTATGAATATGCCGGCTATAACTACCAAGCTTTTGACATTGGCAACCATTTCAATGAGTTTGCAG CCCCACAGGACACAGGAGATGGAGGTTTTGAGGGGATCAGGGAACACCTACTGAGCTGGAGGAGACCCCCAGGTGGGCCCGTCTCCCAGCAACTTCTGTGCGGCTGCCTCCCCATCAGGTGTGAATGA
- the ETNK2 gene encoding ethanolamine kinase 2 isoform X2, whose amino-acid sequence MAVPPSAPLPCSPFYLRRQAPCPQCSWGMEEKAAAGAGCREPPGPPRAAAVPCFGISVDQDDILPGALRLIRELRPHWKPQQVRTKRFTDGITNKLVACYVEEDMQDCVLVRVYGERTELLVDRENEVRNFQLLRAHGCAPKLYCTFQNGLCYEYMRGMALGPEHIREPRLFSLSADVPKVEVLERELAWLKEHLPQLDSPVVFCHNDLLCKNIIYDSTKGHVRFIDYEYAGYNYQAFDIGNHFNEFAGVNEVDYCWYPARETQLQWLRYYLQAQKGMAVTPREVERLYVQVNKFALASHFFWALWALIQSQFSTIDFNFLRYAVIRFNQYFKVKPQVSALEMPK is encoded by the exons ATGGCTGTGCCCCCTTCGGCTCCCCTGCCGTGCTCGCCCTTTTACCTGAGGAGGCAGGCGCCTTGCCCGCAGTGCTCATGGGGCATGGAGGAGAAGGCTGCGGCCGGCGCGGGCTGCCGGGAACCGCCGGGCCCCCCGAGGGCCGCCGCCGTCCCGTGCTTCGGCATATCCGTGGACCAGGACGACATCCTCCCCGGCGCCCTGCGCCTCATCCGGGAGCTGCGGCCACATTGGAAGCCCCAGCAAGTTCGGACCAAG CGCTTCACTGATGGCATTACCAACAAGCTGGTGGCCTGCTACGTGGAGGAGGACATGCAGGACTGTGTGCTGGTCCGGGTGTACGGGGAGCGGACAGAGCTGCTGGTGGACCGGGAGAATGAGGTCAGGAACTTCCAGCTGCTGCGAGCACATGGCTGCGCCCCCAAACTCTACTGCACCTTCCAGAATGGGCTGTGCTACGAGTACATGAGGGGCATGGCCCTGGGGCCAGAGCACATCCGTGAGCCCCGGCTCTTCAG CCTTTCTGCAGATGTCCCTAAGGTCGAGGTGTTGGAACGGGAGCTGGCCTGGCTGAAGGAGCACCTGCCTCAGTTGGACTCCCCTGTGGTGTTTTGCCACAATGACCTGCTCTGCAAGAACATCATCTACGACAGCACCAAAG GTCATGTACGGTTCATTGACTATGAATATGCCGGCTATAACTACCAAGCTTTTGACATTGGCAACCATTTCAATGAGTTTGCAG GTGTGAATGAGGTCGATTACTGCTGGTACCCAGCGCGGGAGACCCAGCTGCAGTGGCTGCGCTACTACCTGCAGGCACAGAAGGGGATGGCTGTGACCCCCAGGGAGGTGGAGAGGCTCTATGTGCAAGTCAACAAGTTTGCCCTG GCGTCTCACTTCTTCTGGGCACTCTGGGCCCTCATCCAGAGCCAGTTCTCCACCATCGACTTTAATTTCCTCAG GTATGCAGTGATCCGATTCAACCAGTATTTCAAGGTGAAGCCTCAAGTGTCGGCCTTGGAGATGCCAAAGTGA
- the ETNK2 gene encoding ethanolamine kinase 2 isoform X4, with product MAVPPSAPLPCSPFYLRRQAPCPQCSWGMEEKAAAGAGCREPPGPPRAAAVPCFGISVDQDDILPGALRLIRELRPHWKPQQVRTKRFTDGITNKLVACYVEEDMQDCVLVRVYGERTELLVDRENEVRNFQLLRAHGCAPKLYCTFQNGLCYEYMRGMALGPEHIREPRLFRLIALEMAKIHTIHANGSLPKPILWHKMHNYFTLVKNEINPSLSADVPKVEVLERELAWLKEHLPQLDSPVVFCHNDLLCKNIIYDSTKGHVRFIDYEYAGYNYQAFDIGNHFNEFAGVSLLLGTLGPHPEPVLHHRL from the exons ATGGCTGTGCCCCCTTCGGCTCCCCTGCCGTGCTCGCCCTTTTACCTGAGGAGGCAGGCGCCTTGCCCGCAGTGCTCATGGGGCATGGAGGAGAAGGCTGCGGCCGGCGCGGGCTGCCGGGAACCGCCGGGCCCCCCGAGGGCCGCCGCCGTCCCGTGCTTCGGCATATCCGTGGACCAGGACGACATCCTCCCCGGCGCCCTGCGCCTCATCCGGGAGCTGCGGCCACATTGGAAGCCCCAGCAAGTTCGGACCAAG CGCTTCACTGATGGCATTACCAACAAGCTGGTGGCCTGCTACGTGGAGGAGGACATGCAGGACTGTGTGCTGGTCCGGGTGTACGGGGAGCGGACAGAGCTGCTGGTGGACCGGGAGAATGAGGTCAGGAACTTCCAGCTGCTGCGAGCACATGGCTGCGCCCCCAAACTCTACTGCACCTTCCAGAATGGGCTGTGCTACGAGTACATGAGGGGCATGGCCCTGGGGCCAGAGCACATCCGTGAGCCCCGGCTCTTCAG GCTAATTGCCTTAGAAATGGCAAAGATTCACACCATCCACGCCAACGGCAGCCTGCCCAAGCCCATCCTCTGGCACAAGATGCACAATTACTTCACCCTCGTGAAGAACGAGATCAACCCCAG CCTTTCTGCAGATGTCCCTAAGGTCGAGGTGTTGGAACGGGAGCTGGCCTGGCTGAAGGAGCACCTGCCTCAGTTGGACTCCCCTGTGGTGTTTTGCCACAATGACCTGCTCTGCAAGAACATCATCTACGACAGCACCAAAG GTCATGTACGGTTCATTGACTATGAATATGCCGGCTATAACTACCAAGCTTTTGACATTGGCAACCATTTCAATGAGTTTGCAG GCGTCTCACTTCTTCTGGGCACTCTGGGCCCTCATCCAGAGCCAGTTCTCCACCATCGACTTTAA
- the ETNK2 gene encoding ethanolamine kinase 2 isoform X1, giving the protein MAVPPSAPLPCSPFYLRRQAPCPQCSWGMEEKAAAGAGCREPPGPPRAAAVPCFGISVDQDDILPGALRLIRELRPHWKPQQVRTKRFTDGITNKLVACYVEEDMQDCVLVRVYGERTELLVDRENEVRNFQLLRAHGCAPKLYCTFQNGLCYEYMRGMALGPEHIREPRLFRLIALEMAKIHTIHANGSLPKPILWHKMHNYFTLVKNEINPSLSADVPKVEVLERELAWLKEHLPQLDSPVVFCHNDLLCKNIIYDSTKGHVRFIDYEYAGYNYQAFDIGNHFNEFAGVNEVDYCWYPARETQLQWLRYYLQAQKGMAVTPREVERLYVQVNKFALASHFFWALWALIQSQFSTIDFNFLRYAVIRFNQYFKVKPQVSALEMPK; this is encoded by the exons ATGGCTGTGCCCCCTTCGGCTCCCCTGCCGTGCTCGCCCTTTTACCTGAGGAGGCAGGCGCCTTGCCCGCAGTGCTCATGGGGCATGGAGGAGAAGGCTGCGGCCGGCGCGGGCTGCCGGGAACCGCCGGGCCCCCCGAGGGCCGCCGCCGTCCCGTGCTTCGGCATATCCGTGGACCAGGACGACATCCTCCCCGGCGCCCTGCGCCTCATCCGGGAGCTGCGGCCACATTGGAAGCCCCAGCAAGTTCGGACCAAG CGCTTCACTGATGGCATTACCAACAAGCTGGTGGCCTGCTACGTGGAGGAGGACATGCAGGACTGTGTGCTGGTCCGGGTGTACGGGGAGCGGACAGAGCTGCTGGTGGACCGGGAGAATGAGGTCAGGAACTTCCAGCTGCTGCGAGCACATGGCTGCGCCCCCAAACTCTACTGCACCTTCCAGAATGGGCTGTGCTACGAGTACATGAGGGGCATGGCCCTGGGGCCAGAGCACATCCGTGAGCCCCGGCTCTTCAG GCTAATTGCCTTAGAAATGGCAAAGATTCACACCATCCACGCCAACGGCAGCCTGCCCAAGCCCATCCTCTGGCACAAGATGCACAATTACTTCACCCTCGTGAAGAACGAGATCAACCCCAG CCTTTCTGCAGATGTCCCTAAGGTCGAGGTGTTGGAACGGGAGCTGGCCTGGCTGAAGGAGCACCTGCCTCAGTTGGACTCCCCTGTGGTGTTTTGCCACAATGACCTGCTCTGCAAGAACATCATCTACGACAGCACCAAAG GTCATGTACGGTTCATTGACTATGAATATGCCGGCTATAACTACCAAGCTTTTGACATTGGCAACCATTTCAATGAGTTTGCAG GTGTGAATGAGGTCGATTACTGCTGGTACCCAGCGCGGGAGACCCAGCTGCAGTGGCTGCGCTACTACCTGCAGGCACAGAAGGGGATGGCTGTGACCCCCAGGGAGGTGGAGAGGCTCTATGTGCAAGTCAACAAGTTTGCCCTG GCGTCTCACTTCTTCTGGGCACTCTGGGCCCTCATCCAGAGCCAGTTCTCCACCATCGACTTTAATTTCCTCAG GTATGCAGTGATCCGATTCAACCAGTATTTCAAGGTGAAGCCTCAAGTGTCGGCCTTGGAGATGCCAAAGTGA